The sequence below is a genomic window from Rudanella lutea DSM 19387.
CGCCCTGGTAGTTTTCCAGCGACGTGATTTCGTGGGCAAACAGCGGTGCCATCCGATTGCCCAATCGTTGCAGGGCGTACACGCGGTCGTCGCCGGTCAGTTCTTCGTACACCCCATGTACCACTACGCTGCGCCAGTACGTAGGCGATACCACCTCATTGACCTCCAGGCAAACGTTGGGGTTCTCGCGCATCAGCCGGGTTTTGGTGCCCTCGCGGGTGTGGCCGTACAGGCAATGCCCATCGTACAGGTACGTGACCGGTACCACCAGCACCTCCGTGCCCGACGCACACCCCAACCGCCCAAACCATTGGCTGGTGAGCATGTGATTGATTACCTCTTCGGTTAAGTGGCTTAGCATAACGGGGGTGAATGGTTCGGTTAGTTGTTTTCGCCCAAGGGC
It includes:
- a CDS encoding pyridoxamine 5'-phosphate oxidase family protein, with the protein product MLSHLTEEVINHMLTSQWFGRLGCASGTEVLVVPVTYLYDGHCLYGHTREGTKTRLMRENPNVCLEVNEVVSPTYWRSVVVHGVYEELTGDDRVYALQRLGNRMAPLFAHEITSLENYQGETFLGSGAPNTVVYRIRITKKSGRAEQR